TCTTGCCGTCTCCAATGCGTCCGGTGCGAGCCGCCTCAGCGATGGTGTCGACGACTTTGGCCACCATGTCGTCGCGGACAATGATCTTCATCATGATCTTGGGAATGAAGTCCACGACATATTCCGCGCCGCGATAAAGCTCGGTATGACCCTTTTGACGGCCGAACCCTTTTACCTCACTGACGGTGATCCCCTGAATCCCGATTTCATTCAAGGCTTCCTTGACCTCGTCTAGCTTGAAGGGTTTGATGATGGCCTCAACTTTTCTCATTTCGGATACCTCCCGGCGAAGTTTTGGTTCTGGAAAAATATGGGCGTCAGTATATATGTCCGTTTCCGGGCAATCAAGTTGATTCTCGACCGGAATTCTCAGGACAAACTAGCAATTTCTTTGCCCAAAAACCAGACTGACATTCGATATCACCCAACTGATTATATTTTAAGGATTTTACCTCAAGGACCCACCCAAGCGGAACCTCAAGGCCATCCGGCTTGCCTACGCATTGAGCACCTTGAATCGGAATCTGCCTACTATTTGTTCAATATCCGGATAAAGCATTTTAATTTCCCCCTGGAGGGTGATTATGTTTGACCAGAAAGGACTTCAGATTGTATAAAAAGACTTCACGAAAAAAAATCCTCCTTCGGAAGTCCTGCTGAATGGGTAGCAGTAAATTCACCATCCTTGTCGTAGAC
This is a stretch of genomic DNA from Desulfuromonas sp. TF. It encodes these proteins:
- a CDS encoding P-II family nitrogen regulator: MRKVEAIIKPFKLDEVKEALNEIGIQGITVSEVKGFGRQKGHTELYRGAEYVVDFIPKIMMKIIVRDDMVAKVVDTIAEAARTGRIGDGKIFVTPVDEVVRIRTGERGDDAL